The DNA segment AATATACCTCCTGTTTTAGGCATTGCTGTAACCAGTTCTGCTTTTGTAAAAATGGTAGGAACCATAATTAAACTGCCGATAAGATAAGATAAAATCATAGATGGCCCCGTTTTGGCATAGGCGAGCGAAGGCAAAATAAAAAGTCCGGAACTAACCATTACTCCAGCCGAAACACAAATTACCTCTATTAAACTCAGAACTTTTTTTAGTTTTGCCATTTTTGGATTATTAAATAAAATTCAGGGGATGATAGCTTTATTTGCACATTCGCCGCCAGCGAAGGTGCTTAAGACATTGCGGTTTGCTTATCCAAGATAATAAAAAAGAGTTAAATGTCCGCATTACATTTAACCTGTATTATGCCTAAATTTTACAAATAAGACAGCTAAGGCCCATTCTGAATTGGCTGAATTGGGGATTAATCTTTATAAAAAAACACTTCCACTAAGGCAACTCCCCAACCAATGATAATAGAAGGTAAAAAAGGTACTCTGCGTATTTTTTATAATTTAAATCATTATTAAAAGCAGTACTTTCAAGCGTTAAGTAAATATGCTATCCATCATTGTAATGCGTGTTTCGGTAAATACACTGTAATAATCCTACTCTCCCAAAACCCTTTCTATCTGATCTCTATCGGGTACATTGGGAAACTTGTTTAAAATCTCCTTCGCTATTTTCCTCGACTTATGCACCTGCTGATATTTTACATATAAATTGAGTAGCGCCATATAATAACTAAGTTCGTTGGGATGGATGTCCAGGGCTTTTTTCAAGTAAGTTTCGGCATCTTTCCGGTTGTTTTGAAAATCGTACATCATGGCAATGTTGTACATCACACGTGCATTGCCGGGTGCATATCTGGCGGCTTTCAACAGGTATTCCATCGACTCATCATAACGCTGGCGCTCTGAAAGAAACAAGGCATAAGTAAATAGCGTGTTTCCGTCCTCGGGCATGTACTTCAAATAATCTTTAAGCAAAAGCTCTGTTTTTTGGTACTCTCCCTTACTGTTGTACAAAAGGGCCAGGTTTATCTTTATGGCATGTAGTTCCTTGTCCTGTTCTAATGCCTTTTTGTAAAATTCCTCGGCTTTGTCCAATTGCTTTTGGTTGTAATAAAAGTTAGCCAGGTTGAATTTGCCCGTGGGGAAATCGGCATTGTATTTTAAGGTTTCGAGATATTCCTTTTTTGCCTTTTCCAAGGGTTCCTTGTATTGGGCAGGAATTTGCCCCGCAGGCACGGCGTTTAACTTGGATGCACTCTCGATACGTATGGCTGCTGTTTGGTCGCTCAACATACTTAACACGGCATCCAGCGATTTTTGATCGTCCACCATAAGGTTTTGCAGGGCATTGTAACGGATATGACCGTTAAAGTTATGTAGCGCTTCCAGTAAGATATCCTTACCCCTTGCCTGATAATGCTGACCCAACAGGTGGATGGCGGTGGCACGAATTATTTCCGGATAGACCTCATCGTTATAAATATGTACCAACTGCTCAAAACCTTCTGCGCTGCCTGTTTGCGCCTCTTTAAAAGTGGTTCCGTATTGCGCAGGCCGACCTATGCCGTGCCATTTATTCACGTAATCGATGGCCCACTGCGTCGATTTATCGGCATGGCACTGGTTGCAGGCGTTGGGCGTTCCCAATGTTTGGGTCAAATCGGGACGGGGAACACGCAAGCTGTGGTCGTTACGGTAATCCACGCCCATATAAAACTGAGCCGGCATGTGGCAGTTAATACAGCGGGTGCCCTCTCCCACCTCAAACCGAACACCATCATCGGCAATAACGGCTTCGCCCGCTTCTCCGGCCGATTTATGGAAATGATGATTGTAGGTATCATAATCGTCGGCGCGATGACATTGGGTACATAGGCGGTTATCCTCGAACAGGCGCTTGGTACTGTGTACGTTATGGCAGTCGTTACATGCTACATCGCGCATGTACATCTTGCTTTGGGTAAAGGAACCATACACATAGTCCTCATCTAAAATTTGGCCGTCGATATGGTAGCTTTCGCCTATGGGCAAGTTGGGGATGGTATGATTGTAAATATCGGAGCTGTGGTTAAAATCGGAAACTGAACCACGGCGGGCATGGCACCGCACACAAAGATCCACATATTCTTTGTTATCGATTCCGCTGGTTTTCACCGTTAGCCCATAGTTGTTATGCTCGTCGCGGGCATAATCGGCTTTGGCCGCCCACTCTAAATGCTTGGATGCCGGGCCATGACAAGCCTCGCAGCTCACGTTGATTTCGCTCCAGGTGGTACGATACGAATCGTTTTCGGCATCGTAGCCTTTCACCAGGTTGGTGGAGTGGCAATCGGCGCACATGCCGTTCCAGTTCTGTGCCTGGTTAGTCCAGTGCAGCCAGTTGTCGCTCTCGATCATCTGATCGGTATAAATGGCCTCGGCCATATGGTACCAAACACTATCCTTCGAATTCCAGGTTAGCGGAAGGGTCTGCAACCTACCCCTATCAAATTCTACCAAATATTGTTGAAGCGGGTAATAGCCAAAGGTGTATTTTATTTGAAACTCTTCCAGCTTTCCGGATTCGCCATCCGTCTCCACAAAAAAGAGTCCGTCACGTGTATAAAAACGATGGGTCATGCCGTTGTATTCTATGGTCTGATCATTAAAATTACCCAACACGGTGGAGTCATTGGCATATTGCATGGCCAGGTCGTGGTCGGAACCCACCCATTGATTGTACTCATTCAGGTGACATTCTATACAGGTCTCTTTACCTACGAAGTGGGCTTTCTCCTGCTCCATGTTATCGTTACCGCTGTACGTACGAACCACCGTATAAACCGGAACCGAAACTAAGGCAATGATTAGGGCTATGAGGGTGATGCGTTCTATTTTGTTACGATTCTCCATTATGCGTAAGTTAACTGCGATTTTTCGAATGAGGTTCTTTTAACGGGTGTTTCCGTGTCGATAAAAAGCTCGCCCTTTTTTATAGTAATAGAAAATAAATCCAGGGGCCGCGTGGCCGGTGCCATCAGCACCTCGCCATAGCGATTGAACTGCGAACGGTGGCACGGACAATTAAATCCACCCGTTTCCAGATTGGAGTTAACCACACAACCCAAGTGGGTGCATTTAACCGACATAGCCAAAAACCCACCATCCTCAAAGCGTCGCAAAAAAAACTGTCCGGTGGCAAAGGGATAGGTCTTATTTTTTTGAAAAGAATCTACCCGTCCGGCGCTAAACAGTTCCTTTTCTTTATCTACATGCCCCACCTTGTTCACTCCGCCTTTAATTAAAAAGAGCGCTTCAATGGATGCAGCGGCTATTAGTATTCGTTTTATAAATTTTCTTCTATCGAATTTCATTGTTGTTTCTGTTCTGTAATTTTATAAGATTTTTATTTCAAAATCAACAAAACTCATCTACGGAATTACTGATTCAAAAACCAGAATAACATAGTATTTGACGTTTTTTTTACCACTATATTATTAAAAACATTCCCTTACCCCGTAGCAAAAGCGATATCAGCATCATCACCAGGTAGGAGGACAAGAGCAGGGTAGTAATGGCCATCACCAACTCTTCGGTTTTTGCTGCATGATACTTTTTCCAATACATCAAATAAGCAGCCATGGGCAGTGTGTATATTAAAAATGGGATAAGTCCCGTAGCCACCCAACTGCCCAGGGGAGCCAACCAAATATCAAAGTGCAA comes from the Saccharicrinis carchari genome and includes:
- a CDS encoding multiheme c-type cytochrome; this encodes MENRNKIERITLIALIIALVSVPVYTVVRTYSGNDNMEQEKAHFVGKETCIECHLNEYNQWVGSDHDLAMQYANDSTVLGNFNDQTIEYNGMTHRFYTRDGLFFVETDGESGKLEEFQIKYTFGYYPLQQYLVEFDRGRLQTLPLTWNSKDSVWYHMAEAIYTDQMIESDNWLHWTNQAQNWNGMCADCHSTNLVKGYDAENDSYRTTWSEINVSCEACHGPASKHLEWAAKADYARDEHNNYGLTVKTSGIDNKEYVDLCVRCHARRGSVSDFNHSSDIYNHTIPNLPIGESYHIDGQILDEDYVYGSFTQSKMYMRDVACNDCHNVHSTKRLFEDNRLCTQCHRADDYDTYNHHFHKSAGEAGEAVIADDGVRFEVGEGTRCINCHMPAQFYMGVDYRNDHSLRVPRPDLTQTLGTPNACNQCHADKSTQWAIDYVNKWHGIGRPAQYGTTFKEAQTGSAEGFEQLVHIYNDEVYPEIIRATAIHLLGQHYQARGKDILLEALHNFNGHIRYNALQNLMVDDQKSLDAVLSMLSDQTAAIRIESASKLNAVPAGQIPAQYKEPLEKAKKEYLETLKYNADFPTGKFNLANFYYNQKQLDKAEEFYKKALEQDKELHAIKINLALLYNSKGEYQKTELLLKDYLKYMPEDGNTLFTYALFLSERQRYDESMEYLLKAARYAPGNARVMYNIAMMYDFQNNRKDAETYLKKALDIHPNELSYYMALLNLYVKYQQVHKSRKIAKEILNKFPNVPDRDQIERVLGE
- a CDS encoding QcrA and Rieske domain-containing protein; translation: MKFDRRKFIKRILIAAASIEALFLIKGGVNKVGHVDKEKELFSAGRVDSFQKNKTYPFATGQFFLRRFEDGGFLAMSVKCTHLGCVVNSNLETGGFNCPCHRSQFNRYGEVLMAPATRPLDLFSITIKKGELFIDTETPVKRTSFEKSQLTYA